From Scatophagus argus isolate fScaArg1 chromosome 2, fScaArg1.pri, whole genome shotgun sequence:
CTACATTTAAACTTCCCATTTAAACATCAAGGAAAATAGTATTTGGAACATCCTTGTTTACCAGTTCACCTTACTGCAGTCCTTCcgtttttcagtttttagtctGTCCAACTTGCACAAGCCTACAACTTGCTGTGTATAGATGAGCTGAATTGTAGTGTTAATGTAGAAAATGAGCTAAAACGTGCACAAAGCTGGTATGGCCCTTTGTGTTTCCAATCTTTCAGAAATCATGTTTAAGCCACTTGTGGATCAGGGACTCCCATcagttttgctgcagtgtgGGACACACGTATAGATTCTCTAAATGCTTGTGATTCACAACTGATTGCCTTTTAGTTTGTCAAGTTTTTAGGAACGCTGGACCTTTGACCAATTGGACACACTGTCTCAGGAAGGGGGGAAGCAGCAAACTCAAGCAGAGGGGCTGAGGGAACGGggtattttctttttacccaGTGCACACATGAACAACATGCAGCGTTGTAAATGCTGCTGTGTCTTTATGGCAGCCTTTATTCTCACTTGGACACACATCGTCAAAAAGTTAGCCGTGATCTGTGACAGGTGTACTGTTATGCTTGTCGGGACCAAAGATTTACACATTAGGTACTTGGGATCCCctttccctgctgctgctaGTTTGTGGAAAGCTGCTACTCCCTGAGCTGCAAGACAGAGCCAACCCCCTTGGTCAAACTGTACCTTTTCTTCTTACCCCACCTCGTCAATAGAAACGCGAACAGTCAACGATCCGCCGGACGTTCTGGACAGGCAGCAATGCCTATCTGCCTTGGCGTCTCTCCGCCACGCCAAGTGGTTCCAGGTTTGCATTCACGTCCTTATTTGTACGTAAGGTTGTTTCTTTGAATGGTCTCACATTATAATTTTCTCTCCACTTAGACACAGTAACACTTTTAACTGTGCTCTCACTTGTTGTCGATGTAGACCATAACCTTAAAGTTTCAGAAGTTTGACAGTTGTATTTATTAACTCATGAGGAGTGATCTCCTGATCGGTATCAATGACAGATTTAGATGAATCATTGGTATCGACACTAGTACAgaatttgatttattaaaatgtctgctgtcagaTTGAACTCGCTCAGTATCAGCTcaactgctgctgtgaaaacagccaGCCCGTGGACAAAAGTGTGTAATAATATGTATAAGTCGTAACGGTTTATTTGGAGCTGGTTCAGTTGTtctttctgtgctttgttttcgGGGTCATTTTGTGGAACTTCAGAGCAAGGGGTCAGAGGTGGCAGCTCCTCTGACTGAAGTGGCTTTTTTGTGTCTTCAGGCCAAAGTCAACAACCTGAGTTCTGCCGTCGTGGTGATGCGGATCATGAGAGACTTGTGTAAGCGTGTTCCTGTCTGGACTCCACTCTCAGGATGGGTGAGTTTTGTTACACATACAGCACAGGCTGTGGTTGTGTATTAGTCAGCCTCATTTTCACAGCTCTGCCATGATTAATTGTGCCTATATTCTGTGCTCTCACCTCCTCATAGCCTCTTGAGCTGCTGGTAGAGAAAGCCATTGGTACATCTGAGAGGCCAATGGGAGCAGGAGAGTCATTGCGCAGGGTTTTGGAGTGTGTTGCATCTGGAATCCTCTTggaaggtgattttttttttttttaattgaattgtGAAAACAGCATGGATGTTTGCATAAATGTTGGCATTAACATTACTATACTGATTTAACTGTATGTGCACAAAGACGGTCCTGGAATTAAAGATCCATGTGAGAAGGAAATGGTTGATGCCAGCACAGATCTGACTCCACAGCAGTGTGAAGACATCACACAAAGTGCTCAGGTAAGATGAGGCTGCTAATACATGTAGGCACACTCATGTTTTTGTGAATAGTACctaatattttgttttccttagTTTGCCTTGAGGCTGTGTGCATTTGGACAGATGCACAAGGTGCTGGGGATGGACCTCAAATCTATAAAACCACGGAAATCAATGGGAGCCAGCAGCAAAGATGGCATAGGTACCAAATAATCTGTGTCCTTTCCTCTACCTGTGCAGGTCACTTTACACTTTAATGAAATGATCTGTTCTCATGTGTGTCTCTCTTGTCTCATACAGCCCAGACACCACCTACGGGACACTTGAACCTGCCAGCTAAGAGACCACACGCAGAGGTGGAGACATTAGAGGACGAGACCCACCTTAACAGCAAACAGAGGAAATATCTCAAGTTCCAGAAGCGCTTTCAGAAGAAATCATGTTAGTAACACAAACTTTATGATTTTACGCTGATTTAGTTACGATATAGATATAATATATCACTATAATTGTAAGTTAAATCTTAGCTCTAGctattttctgttcagtttaaaGTCGGATGCAATCCAGTGGATCCAATCCTGCGCCTAATAAATTGGCGGTATCATCTGCATATGATCATTGAAAAAAATGAGTGCGAAGCAAagtttttgagtgtgtgttgtgtatacacacacacatacattttttttaattattattattattattcctttcTCTTTTGGTGATCATGCAGTGATCAGAGTTATTTATCAAGTATTAAAGCATGGATTTGCATATGTACAGCAACCAGTGTCAGCTGTCAACAGTGTAAACACTTCTGGAGCCCTGTTGTTATTGGCCTTTTAACTGTGTATGTTGTTGCTCATTAAACTGAATCAGGAATATTTTGGCTTTACTAATAGAAACTTGATGTATGAATACAAAAATATGTTCTGTAAATGTGTTGAAGAAATGTATactgatcagccataacattatgaaaactgaGAGGTGAAGTTAGTAACATTGATTATCTCGTCACAGTGGCACCTGCCACTGGGTGGGAAATGTCAGGCAGGAAGTGAACAATTTGTCCTTGAAGTTGATGTgttgcaaacagaaaaaaatggtcAAGCATCAGGATTTGAGCAACTTTGACAAAATCTCCAgaactgcagctcttgtgggatgttCCTGGTTCTGCAGTGGTCAGAAAGTGGGCCATGGAAGGAAAACTGGTGGCCAAAGCTCAGTGATGTATGTGGGGAGAGAAGGCTGGCCCATGTTGTCCAATTCACAACGCAGAGTGCATTGTAGTTTGTTGTTTATTGGCCTGCAATCAGGGTGCCCATACTGACCCATGTCCACCGCCAAAGGTGCCTACAACTGGCACATGATCATCAGAACTGGACCAAagagcaatggaagaaggtggCCTGGTCAGACAAATCAcgttttcttttccatcatgtgGATGGCCAGGTGTGTGTGCGACGCTTACCTAGGGAAGACAGTGGAGGTAAGTAGGTGGAGACAATGTGATTCTTtgggcaatgttctgctggAAAACCTTGGGTGCTGCCtttcatgtggatgttacttAGACATGTAGCATCTacctaaacattgttgctgaccaaCTCGACATCATTTCATGGAAATGGGATTCCTTGATGGCAGTGAACCCTTTCAACAAGATGATGCGGCCTGCTACAATGCaaaaaatggttcaagaataGTTTTAGGAACACAACAACGTGTTTGTGGTGTTGACTTGGCCCTTAAATTCTCCTGAACTCAATCCAATCAAGCAGCTGTGGGATGTGCTCGAAAACTCGATTCATGGAGGCCCCACCTCGGGTTGTGcaggacttaaaggatctgTTATTTATGGCTTGATGCCAGATACCCCAgcataccttcagaggtctggtggagtgtgtgtgacaggtcaGGGCTGTTTGGGCAGCAAAAAAAGGATCTTCTCAATATTAGGCAGGTTTCATAATGTTATGACTGATCGTTGTAAAATTATTCAGCGTTACCAGTTTTTGGGAATACCAGCTAACAGATAATGGGGGTTGGGTTCTTGGGTTAATCTCCTAATGTattgagtttatttatttgaccactcatatttctctctctgccatttatctgtttcttcctcttttccatAGTCACAGAAGACTTCAGCATGAATGCTGTTATGCGCTTGAACCAATACAGACCTGGTCTGGAGTACCGGCTTACATCTCAGACTGGTCCAGTCCACGAGCCAGTCTTCACAATGGCTGTGGAACTAAATGACAAGACCTTTGAGGCAACAGGACCTTCCAAACGAGCTGCCAAGCTTAATGTAGCCACCAAGGCAAGAGTCTTGTATTTGTGATCTGTATTCCTGTTGTCGTGATTGGCTCCCAGACCCATCCCTTACAAAAACCAAATCCTACATCTAAGGTATCTAGTTATTAACTGAATGATAAGATATTTGTtcacttctgtttattttcGCTACATGTGTGAGTATAAGATTGTTTAAAGTTTGTATCGAGCTGTGCTCTGTCCTGTTAATCAAACATTGTTGTGATTGTTGACGGTTTTTCTGATCCGTTACAGCGCTCACTGGATGTGAATGAAGGAAGcgttgttgctgttttaaatTGTGGTCAGCTCATGTTTTTGACTTTTGTCATTCACAGGTCCTGCAGGATCTCGGTCTTCTGACAGGCTCAGACTCTAAATCAGAGTCCAGTGGAGATGCTGACAGCATCCTGGAATCAGTGAAAGCAGCTTCCACGGCCTCTACTGCATCAGAAGACGTACGTTCCTTCATCTGAAGTGGTGTATTTAGAGGCTTCTTGTTTAATAAAACCATCATACAGTAAAACTGTGTCAGCCTTTGCTTTTgtcagagaagacaaaaaaagtgaaCTCAGTGGAATGTTCTTGAGTGAAGCGTTTACAGTCATGTGTATTTAAGTGTCATTGTTTGTCCCCTTGCTGTGAACAGACTTGTCAGGGTCCTATCTTGACCAAAAATGGGAAGAACCCCGTGATGGAGCTGAATGAGAAGCGCCGCAGCCTGAAGTACGAATTGTCTACGGAGACAGGGGGCTCCCACGAAAAGTGTTTTGTAATGGAGGTGAGTCAGTGCGCTCAAACTAGAACGCTTTAAGGTGAAAAAGACCCCTGTAGTGGTTAGTGTTAAAGCTTCTGACTTCTCTAAGTGGTAGAATCAAGTGTGAATACACACTGTAATGGAAACACATGCATATCAGTTTTAAAGGGCCATTAAACTTTGATGTGATATTTTTCTCCCGTCTGTCAGGTGGAGGTTGATGGGCAGAAGTTCAAAGGAAGAGGCTCTAATAAGAAGGAAGCAAAGGCCTTCGCTGCCCTCGCTGCTTTGGAGAAGCTATTCCCAAATGACAACGGAGTGACAAATGTCAACAGAAATCCTTCAAAGAAGAAGGTCACCTACACCGACATGGTAATTCatatactactactacttgAAGGTCAAAACCAGCCAGGGTACATTTTCGTTAGAGTGTACACTGGATACAACTGAGATACATGTTGGCACAGCTATTAGTAATGTTGAATAAAACATTCAGCTCTCCAGTTAAATATTAAGATTGTGGCGCCTCTTGGTAATACATGTACACTTAGAAATGTATTTATGCGTGAAAATAATTCCCCAATATATTAGCCATTGCATGCGCACCTCCACAAGCTCTTGGCATAAAAtctccttctgtttcctgttcaaCAGCACATCCCAGGGTTCGGCACTATCCGTGGCATTCCTTCAGACTCTGGGTCTCGTGGTTGGGGTCCCAACAGAGGTCGAGGCAGGGGCCGGGGCAAACCATTTCCTCCAGGACCCAGCTACAACAAGAGTAAGGAATGTTACTCTCACCAAGTGTTGACTTGGATTTAATACACCTGTGAAGAATTCAACTAATaatctttcctttccttcattCTTAAAGCCAACTACAGTTATGAGAGCAGCAGCGGCACAGGCTATCGTAAGTGTACACTGACTGACTTTAGGCtgtgttggtgttttgtttttattttgctgcttaaaaaaagggaattaaaaataaagttcgGTTTcacttggggaaaaaaaacaagccataaagtcaagctaaaaaaaaaaatacacccaTATCCTCTAAAGGTTAGAGCGCGATTCCCCTGTGGTCACCATAATGCCAGTTGTAAAAgccaacattttttcattttgatctaCATGTTTATTTTAGTATGTACCAGACATGAGTTGTCTTTTGTTCTCgctaatgaatgaaaattagACCATGTTAGAAACAAATGGTTCTTAGCTGATACTGCTCTTGTTTTGGCTTTCATCTTTTAGATAAACTGTATGGTAATAATGCAGCCAAAGGCACTGGTTCCACTGGCTCAAGCACCAACATGGGCTATGGCACCTTTTACCCAGAGAGCAGCACCTATTCCTCCCCACCAGTCTCCAGTGCCAACTCAAGCGTCACGAAGACAGAAAGTTACCAGTCGATGCCTCCGCCTGCTGACCAGGAGAGCCCCTACAGCTACGGGtatggagaggaaaagaagaagatgcTGACCCAGGGTCAAAATGACGGCCAGGGAGGACACTACTCTATGTACAGCACGGCTTACCCGAGCTCAGTAACGGGTGGTCAAGCGTATAATAACTATGGTGAGTAAAGATGTAGGAAGTTGCAGTCAATTTAAAGTTTAACCAGgactttttgtgcttttgtttttaatagtAATATATAATTGATCTCTCGTTGCTTTTATGCCCCGTTTCAAGAGAAAATGTAtctaataaagaaaatatggcCTTCTGGTTTGATGTCACTCCGCAGGCTGGGGAAGCCAGTCATCCTGGGGGAATCAGCAGGGGTATGGCATGTATCAGGGCTTTGGAGCGCAAAACCAGGGCTCATACTCTGGATACAGCAACATGAATTATTAATCGCCATATCGTGTACAGCCTTTCTTACCTCACTATGCCAATGACTCTGACGTGGTGGTGATCCTGGGATACGACTTCcgaaagaggaaaacaaaaactgcttgtTGGTGTCTCTGAAACTGgaattttgctgtgttttttcaccACACTTGCTAGTTATTGGACATCTGGTAAACCCAGACACGGACTTGTCTgcctgttttctttaaaatgcagCATCACTCATCATGTCCATGTTGACATGAATGTACAAAACATACCTGGTTtatcattatgttttgtttttatctagTTTACTGGTTCTGTGTAAGTATGTTATGGTTTTGTGTGTCACATAAAATACTGTGATATTTCTTGTAAAATGGCTGTTATTTAGGTGCAGATTTTCCGACCATCAGTTTGCATAACTGCGTCACTTAAACAGTTATAAAGTTGTTAAGTTTAAGATGTTAGAGTTTACCTTTTCAGGCATCATGAATTGTGTTTTCAAAGCTGTAAAAAGGTTCTTCTTGAGCGTCCTTTAAAAATACCACAGATATTCCTCTCATCAGTGTTACAGCGAACATCTTGCAGCGCTCATGAGTGCTGCGAGCAGCATCTGCAGCGCATGCAGATGCTTCATAGTGTCAGCCAGCGCATGTGTGGTCTGTATGTACAGCTCTGTGGCTCACAGAGGTGAGATGAACCCTCATTGACCCCTCTGAAGAAATTCGGTCAGTATGGTTGCAAAGCTACTTGGCTTCAGtttaacaacaacacaaatacatttggTAGGCATCGAACAAGTTATATTAGAAATTATGAAATCCATTTTTATATGAACATATACTGCCACTGTTGTAAGCTATCTGGTCTCTATATTTCTAGACATAGTATATATGCTAAATACAACAGTGAAATAGAGGGGCACTCCACGGATTTcttatttcactttcatgtaattcatgaaacagatttttaaaaagttgtcaAAACTGAAACTACAGGGAGTGAGTTATTCTGACTTTTTATAATAGTATGAGTTAAGCTCCAAAACCACTGGATcttacatttcccatgatgcatttGCTGGTGTCTTTCATTAGACTTTCCTGTCTTATAAACAAGTCCATCGTTCAAATTCCGTGCCTCTGATTTGCAATGCAAgctttctggggaaaacctgaCATGTAAAGTCCAATCcaagattttgtctttttaaagctTTCTCCAGGCTGAACTTCATTTGTTAATGCAAAAAGTGGAGTGTCACTTTAATCAGATTTGCATGAGCATCATAAGAAATACTGTCTAGATTTCGAACACTGCTTTCATCTGTCAGTTCATCCGGTCacataaacatttgttttctacTGATAACTTGATTTAGGGGTGCAAAAATTCCCAATTTATTGTGCACTGAAGAGGACATCAATGTTCAACAGataattgtttgtttgcatcAAAGTGAGAAGAGGACAGTGGGTCCTATTTTCAGTTGAAACTATGAAAAAAGTGTACAAATAGATAAAAGGGTTGCAGAACTCCAGtttaataagaaaaacacaaaatacaagaaTGAATTATGTGAGAGTAAACAATTTAGCTCAGCATTTAATGTGCCTTATGCTAAGCATTGTGCCACTGAAATAAACTCGGTAGGTCACATTTATTATTCCCAAAAAGATGGAAGCACAAAGATAAGGAAAATGAAGAAGGGAAACAGTGATTAACACTGAAGTGGAAAAAGTGGAGTCTGGACCATAGCTATAA
This genomic window contains:
- the LOC124067204 gene encoding interleukin enhancer-binding factor 3 homolog isoform X2; amino-acid sequence: MRVGLVAKGLLLKGDKHLELVLLCSDKPTVTLLKEVAEKLSAQLEDSSAGTYTVSQCPGDAALVVTSTQSVLTLTIHLTSPLVRTEQGSEAAETPEDQEETRTVNDPPDVLDRQQCLSALASLRHAKWFQAKVNNLSSAVVVMRIMRDLCKRVPVWTPLSGWPLELLVEKAIGTSERPMGAGESLRRVLECVASGILLEDGPGIKDPCEKEMVDASTDLTPQQCEDITQSAQFALRLCAFGQMHKVLGMDLKSIKPRKSMGASSKDGIAQTPPTGHLNLPAKRPHAEVETLEDETHLNSKQRKYLKFQKRFQKKSFTEDFSMNAVMRLNQYRPGLEYRLTSQTGPVHEPVFTMAVELNDKTFEATGPSKRAAKLNVATKVLQDLGLLTGSDSKSESSGDADSILESVKAASTASTASEDTCQGPILTKNGKNPVMELNEKRRSLKYELSTETGGSHEKCFVMEVEVDGQKFKGRGSNKKEAKAFAALAALEKLFPNDNGVTNVNRNPSKKKVTYTDMHIPGFGTIRGIPSDSGSRGWGPNRGRGRGRGKPFPPGPSYNKTNYSYESSSGTGYHKLYGNNAAKGTGSTGSSTNMGYGTFYPESSTYSSPPVSSANSSVTKTESYQSMPPPADQESPYSYGYGEEKKKMLTQGQNDGQGGHYSMYSTAYPSSVTGGQAYNNYGWGSQSSWGNQQGYGMYQGFGAQNQGSYSGYSNMNY
- the LOC124067204 gene encoding interleukin enhancer-binding factor 3-like isoform X1, encoding MASAAAWDEHQAYEELLYWDSLIRQGHRLLPHDFDRYEELRYWYDCLCYEEELRQYHDYIAAMEEIEDKRHHEEAAAPQVHIRSQYDRHVMAKHSEVYPSPEELEAVQMIISHVECALKIVSDQMDTPKHDNENTEAESGDSQERVLRGVMRVGLVAKGLLLKGDKHLELVLLCSDKPTVTLLKEVAEKLSAQLEDSSAGTYTVSQCPGDAALVVTSTQSVLTLTIHLTSPLVRTEQGSEAAETPEDQEETRTVNDPPDVLDRQQCLSALASLRHAKWFQAKVNNLSSAVVVMRIMRDLCKRVPVWTPLSGWPLELLVEKAIGTSERPMGAGESLRRVLECVASGILLEDGPGIKDPCEKEMVDASTDLTPQQCEDITQSAQFALRLCAFGQMHKVLGMDLKSIKPRKSMGASSKDGIAQTPPTGHLNLPAKRPHAEVETLEDETHLNSKQRKYLKFQKRFQKKSFTEDFSMNAVMRLNQYRPGLEYRLTSQTGPVHEPVFTMAVELNDKTFEATGPSKRAAKLNVATKVLQDLGLLTGSDSKSESSGDADSILESVKAASTASTASEDTCQGPILTKNGKNPVMELNEKRRSLKYELSTETGGSHEKCFVMEVEVDGQKFKGRGSNKKEAKAFAALAALEKLFPNDNGVTNVNRNPSKKKVTYTDMHIPGFGTIRGIPSDSGSRGWGPNRGRGRGRGKPFPPGPSYNKTNYSYESSSGTGYHKLYGNNAAKGTGSTGSSTNMGYGTFYPESSTYSSPPVSSANSSVTKTESYQSMPPPADQESPYSYGYGEEKKKMLTQGQNDGQGGHYSMYSTAYPSSVTGGQAYNNYGWGSQSSWGNQQGYGMYQGFGAQNQGSYSGYSNMNY